From Procambarus clarkii isolate CNS0578487 chromosome 73, FALCON_Pclarkii_2.0, whole genome shotgun sequence, one genomic window encodes:
- the LOC138356640 gene encoding uncharacterized protein has protein sequence MTMDTVSVTVDTVSVIVDTVSVTVDTVSVTVDTVSVTVDTVSVTMDTVSLTVDTISLTVDTVSVTVNTVSVTMDTVSVSVDTVTVTVDTVNVNVDTVTVTVDTVSVTVDTVTVTADTVSVTVDTVIMTVDTVTKTVDTVSVTVDTVTMTVDIVSTVDTVTMTVDTVTMTVDTVSETVDTVPVTVDTVTMTVDTV, from the exons atgactatgGACACTGTGTCcgtaactgtggacaccgtctctgtgattgtggacactgtctccgtgactgtggacactgtctccgtgactgtggacactgtctccgtgactgtggacaccgtctctgtgactatgGACACCGTCTCCCTGACTGTCGACACCATCTccctgactgtggacaccgtctccgtgactgtgaacaccgtctctgtgactatggacaccgtctccgtgtctgtggacaccgtcaccgtgactgtggacaccgtcaacgtgaatgtggacaccgtcaccgttACTGTGGATacagtctccgtgactgtggacaccgtcaccgtgactgcggacaccgtctctgtgactgtggacaccgtcattatgACCGTGGATACCGTCACtaagactgtggacaccgtctccgtgaccgtggacaccgtcactatgactgtggacattgtctct actgtggacaccgtcactatgactgtggacaccgtcactatgactgtggacaccgtctccgagacTGTGGACACAGTCCCagtaactgtggacaccgtcactatgactgtggacaccgtctaa
- the LOC138356641 gene encoding uncharacterized protein: MTVDTVNMTVDTVSVTVDTVSVTVDTVSVTVDTVTMAVDTVTMTVDTVSVTVDTVSVTVVTVSVTVDTVSVTVDTVSVTVDTVSVTVDTVTMTVDTVSVTVDTVTITVNTITMTVDIVNMTVDTVTMTVDIVNMTVDTVSVTVDTVSVTVETVSWTPSL; this comes from the exons atgactgtggacaccgtcaatatgactgtggacaccgtctccgtgactgtagaCACCGTTTCCGTGACTGTAGACACTGTCTccgtgactgttgacaccgtcactatggctgtggacaccgtcactatgactgtggacaccgtctccgtgactgtagaCACCGTTTCCGTGACTGTAGTCACTGTCTCCGTGACTgtagacaccgtctccgtgacggtggacaccgtctccgtgactgtggacaccgtctccgtgactgtggacaccgtcactatgactgtggacaccgtctccgtgactgtggacaccgtcactatcactgtgaacaccatcactatgactgtAGACATCGTcaatatgactgtggacaccgtcactatgactgtagaCATCGTcaatatgactgtggacaccgtctccgtgactgttgacaccgtctccgtgactgtggagaccgtctcc tggacaCCGTCTCTTTGA
- the LOC138356644 gene encoding uncharacterized protein, producing the protein MTVGTVTMTVDTVSVTVDTVTMTVDIVNMTVDTVSVSVDTVSVTVDTVSVTVDTVTITVNTATITVDTVTMTVNTITMTVNTVTMTVDTVTMTVDTVAVTVDTVTVTVDTDTMTVDTVSVAVYTVSVPVDTVSVTVDTVTVTMDTVTMTVDTVTMTVVL; encoded by the coding sequence atgactgtgggcaccgtcactatgactgtggacaccgtctccgtgactgtggacaccgtcactatgactgtagaCATCGTcaatatgactgtggacaccgtctctgtgtctgtggacaccgtctctgtgactgtggacactgtctccgtgactgtggacaccgtcactatcactGTGAACACCGCCACTatcactgtggacaccgtcactatgactgtgaacaCCATCACAATGACTgtgaacaccgtcactatgactgtggacaccgtcacaatgactgtggacaccgtcgccgtgactgtggacaccgtcaccgtgactgtggacaccgacactatgactgtggacaccgtctccgtggctGTGTACACCGTCTCCGtgcctgtggacaccgtctccgtgactgtggacactgtcACTGTGActatggacaccgtcactatgactgtggacaccgtcactatgactgtggtattatag
- the LOC138356639 gene encoding uncharacterized protein, whose amino-acid sequence MPVDTVNMTVDTVSVTVDTVTMTVDTVTVVVDTVSVTVDTVSVTVDTVSVTVDTVSVTVDTVSETMDTASVTVDTVIMTVDTVTMTVDTVTMTVDSVSVTLDTFTKTVDTVTMTVDTSTMTVDTVSTPSL is encoded by the exons atgcctgtggacaccgtcaatatgactgtggacaccgtctcagtgactgtagacaccgtcactatgactgtggatacCGTCACTGTggttgtggacaccgtctctgtgactgtggacaccgtctccgtgactgttgacaccgtctccgtgactgttgacaccgtctccgtgactgtggacaccgtctccgagacTATGGACACcgcctccgtgactgtggacaccgtcattatgactgtggacactgtcactatgactgtggacaccgttactatgactgtggactccGTCTCCGTGACTTTGGACACCTTCACaaagactgtggacaccgtcactatgactgtggacaccagcactatgactgtggacaccgtctcc acaccgtcactatga
- the LOC138356638 gene encoding uncharacterized protein, translated as MTVDTVNMTVDTVSVTVDTVSVTVDTVSVTVDTVTMAVDTVTMTVDTVSVTVDTVSVTVVTVSVTVDTVSVTVDTVSVTVDTVSVTVDTVTMTVDTVSVTVDTVTITVNTITMTVDIVNMTVDTVTMTVDIVNMTVDTVSVTVDTVSVTVETVSWTPSL; from the exons atgactgtggacaccgtcaatatgactgtggacaccgtctccgtgactgtagaCACCGTTTCCGTGACTGTAGACACTGTCTccgtgactgttgacaccgtcactatggctgtggacaccgtcactatgactgtggacaccgtctccgtgactgtagaCACCGTTTCCGTGACTGTAGTCACTGTCTCCGTGACTgtagacaccgtctccgtgacggtggacaccgtctccgtgactgtggacaccgtctccgtgactgtggacaccgtcactatgactgtggacaccgtctccgtgactgtggacaccgtcactatcactgtgaacaccatcactatgactgtAGACATCGTcaatatgactgtggacaccgtcactatgactgtagaCATCGTcaatatgactgtggacaccgtctccgtgactgttgacaccgtctccgtgactgtggagaccgtctcc tggacaccgtcattatga
- the LOC138356642 gene encoding uncharacterized protein, with translation MTVDTVNMTVDTVSVTVDTVTMTVDTVTVVVDTVSVTVDTVSVTVDTVSVTVDTVSVTVDTVSETMDTASVTVDTVIMTVDTVTMTVDTVTMTVDSVSVTLDTFTKTVDTVTMTVDTSTMTVDTVSTPSL, from the exons atgactgtggacaccgtcaatatgactgtggacaccgtctcagtgactgtagacaccgtcactatgactgtggatacCGTCACTGTggttgtggacaccgtctctgtgactgtggacaccgtctccgtgactgttgacaccgtctccgtgactgttgacaccgtctccgtgactgtggacaccgtctccgagacTATGGACACcgcctccgtgactgtggacaccgtcattatgactgtggacactgtcactatgactgtggacaccgttactatgactgtggactccGTCTCCGTGACTTTGGACACCTTCACaaagactgtggacaccgtcactatgactgtggacaccagcactatgactgtggacaccgtctcc acaccgtcactatga
- the LOC138356643 gene encoding uncharacterized protein — protein MTVDTITMTVDTVSVTVDTVAMNVYTVSVTVDTVSVTVDTITMTVDTITMNVDTITMNVDTDSVTVDTVTLTVDNVPVTVDTVTVTGDTVTITVVTINMTVDTVSVNVDTVTITVDTVSVTVDTIFETVGHRHYDCGHRLRDCGHRHYHCEHRHYHCGHRLRNCGHRHYD, from the coding sequence atgactgtggacaccatcactatgactgtggacacagtctccgtgactgtggacaccgtcgctATGAATGtgtacaccgtctctgtgactgtggacaccgtctcagtgactgtggacaccatcactatgactgtggacaccatcactatgaatgtggacaccatcactatgaatgtggacaccgactccgtgactgtggacaccgtcactttgACTGTGGACAATGTACCTGTGACCGTGGACACCGTCACCGTGACTGgggacaccgtcactatcactgtggtcaccatcaatatgactgtggacaccgtctccgtgaatgtggacaccgtcactataactgtggacaccgtctccgtgactgtcgaCACCATCTTCGAGACggtgggacaccgtcactatgactgtggacaccgtctccgtgactgtggacatcgTCACTATCACTGTGAACACCGTCACTatcactgtggacaccgtcttcgtaactgtggacaccgtcactatgactga